The nucleotide sequence CACATTGGATATTTATGGTCTTTTGTGCCCAGGTGGCTTTGCGTGCCAGTTGGAGGATGGGCACTTGAAGTAAGGAAGCTTAACATAAATTTGGGAAGTTTGGAGATGTGGCTGTCAAAGTGCTAACTACTGCCAAAGTTGTTCAACTTCCCTACTAGACAGCAAGCGTCCTTCCGCTTGTGTATTAGAGGGGAGACATGTCCTCTCTGTTTTGACATGATGAAGGACTAGAGAACTTGGAGTTAGACTAAGGCAGGTCAGACTTTTGGGACACTATGATCACCACCAGGAATAAAAACATGATCCACGCAATAAACAAACAGCAGCCAGTTTTAAAAACTGGCTGTTAATGCTTGGACTGCCCAATGTAACAAGGGcgggcttgtttgtttgtttgcttacaaAGTCTGGTTATGATTTGGGAACCACTATGAAAACTGATATAAtagtaaaatacagtaaaaaaaccaaaaagaagCCACCTCTGAATCTGTTACCCCTAGGTGGGTTTCTGTTGGTTGAAGCAGCACTGCTGAGCAAGCAGTGGACCAGAAAGTGGCAAGCAAGTATTTCAGAGATGACAAAAACAATTGGATGGATCAGTATATCCTCAAAACACTTGAAGATGCATGAGCAGTTTTTAAACCCTTCAAAATGCAAGCCTGTACATATATGCAAGAttaaatttccaaaacaataactaactctccagatattttaatggcatttattatgatttttttaTGCCTTGTATATAAAGTATTTTACTatattgtaaacagcccagagagctttggctatggggccgtatataaatacaataaataaataaataataagagacAAACAATCACCTTCTTTAGAACCAAACTGAACTAGTGCATCagctcctttatttgcttatgGCAATATTCATTCAATGCACAATACCAGTGAGCTTGCCAGAAATATAGAACATCCTGAGGAATAATCACCCCTTTCTGTGAGAGACAGCTGTCTGTTAGCTACTCCTACAGCATGCTATCTTTAACTCCATTCAAGATTATCCTTTTGTGAGGATTGTAATGATtcctctatttttaaaaagctgtgaaTTGATCAAGCCCATACAAGGAATCAGTGGCAGAGTCAGGAGTGGCATTGCATTCTACAATATAATGGATCACCAACAAGACTGTTCTTTAATCCTGGTGTAGATTATATGTCTTGCTGTACCCTAAAAGATCTTAGAAATAATAATTCTAATATTGAACCATATAGGAGTAACTGTGGCTAAATTTCTTCAATGGATTTTCTGATGCATAATTTTTTTGGGGGAGACTCCTTGATCCTTACTGAGCCAAAGCTGCAATCTAGTACGCACATACCTGGAGGTTattcccatttaattcagtggggcttacttctgaacagacgtGTACAAGATTGCAGTGTAGATCTCGTTAGGTTTTCAAGAGAAGCCTAACCAGATTTCAGGAGTCTGGGGTCACACAAAGGTCAAATGACTTAGGAATATGGAGGAAACCGGAAATAGTTATGGAGAGACATGGGTGATAGAGAGGTGAGGACAGCTAGAAAGGATGAGACATGGGGAAAAAATGTAGGGATTTCCTGCCAACATCCACTCACCTTTTTGCTTCTTTAGTCTCCACATTAGCAGTAAAGCTGCTACCAAAAGGATCACCAGCACCAGAAACACAACTGGTAGCAGGATTGTGGTGACAAACGGAGGAATTCTGGGACAAAAAAGGGCAAAGTATGTGAGACACAGCTTAGTGGTGCTTTGCTTGCAGCTTGTTCATTGGCATATAACTTGGCAATGTGAATGAATTGGACTTTACTGGACAGAACTGGGAAGCTCAGGTTGTTCCTCCACAGGAGAGAAATCCCTTTGGCCTGTAAAAAGGGGGAATGATAAATGCCGCTCCCTACTTGTGCTGCTGCATGTCTGGGTGCTGCACCTCCACCGCCCCCTTTCCCTTCTACCTGCAGATCCCCTTCCCTCTACATCAGGtggtggtggccctccagatgttgttggactctggctTCTGTTGGCCAGCATCGGCAGTGActggggattatttatttatgtattacatttatatcccacctttccttcaaggagctaaggtggcatacgtggttctccccctcccaactttAATCCCACAAGAACCCAGTGAATTAGGTTAGGTGAAGAGTCTGTGACTGgcctaaagtcacccagtgagcttcacagctgaatgAGGATTTCAGTCCTGGTCTCCATGgtccctagtccaacactctgacctaTACACCACACTAGACttcattgtagtccagcaacatctggaaagccacaggttcctcaccacgGCTCTACATGTACCCCGCCCAAATTCCCAATTTGCATTTAGGAGAAATGCTAGAATTAGGGTGACATGAAACACTTCACACTGACTAGTTGGTGCTTTTGCTCCTTGCACAGAGCAGCATTATGTCGCAGACAGCAAAAGCTCACGGAAGTTGGAAACCACAAATGGAAATGACGACCTGCACGTCTCAGATTGCCCTACATTAGCATTTCAACATACAGTTATTGTTATGTATGTGTTCATTCTTACCTTGTTGGTCTTAGGGTAGAGGAGTTTGGAACTGTGGAAAAATATCCAGTAGTTATTGCTATTGTTGTAGTGGGAGGCTCTAAAACAGAAACCAAAAAGTACAGGCAACTGAGGACTTTTGGGTTACTCTTCTATATACCTGTATACTGttaaatcacattttaaaaagcacaggtgcGAATGTTTCATGAGTCCACCAATTGATGACTCGTGCATCTGTCATCACTGAAACCAAGCCTCATGCAGCTTTTAAGAGCTAGGtcactgtttattgaacattcatcctgatttgtttgcacaaagcgaGCACTGTGTTTATACAATGCCAGCTGTTTACTGAACCTTCATTCTGATATTTTTTGCACAGAGGTTATATGATGCTGAGCCAAGCGATTGCTATCCCACACGGTCCAGTGCGTTTTCCTGTCAGtatccttatcacaaaaagtccagtttgggggggaggggagggcttgTTGCACAAAAACACCAAATCTATTTTCATTGCACAACATCATTTGTTGTATGTGTTTGAATCCCACTCACAAAATAGCACAGTCTGGAAGTGATCCTAGTTTGAGGATGTATCAGTCTGCTTACAAGAATGGTTTACCTATGTGAGCAGTGTAATGCCTCAGGTTAGGGACTAGCATGAGTTTTTTTGTTCCTGAACTGCATCTTGTGATCTTTCTGTTCACAGAGCAGAAACTGCAATCTTGTGAAAGCTCCCTTCTCTGTTGTTATACATGGACAGCTGCTTGCCCAAGTAAAGCAGTAGCCAATAGATTGCCTGAAGCAGATCTCTGCCTCAAGATAATACAGAGTTGAATAACCTACAATCTGGCCAGgtctggcaccagagggtggctagGTTAGACACTGGACAAGGGCCCTGTGATTGACTGAGGGTCCCTGCCGCTAGCCTGGGCCCCTGaagctgggagagtggagctcccactctgcgatcCCCACCAGCTTTCCCAGCTGATGTCATCTCctggtgatggcaggcatatacACTGATGTATGAGGTGAAGCGACCAGGCCCACACAGGGGCGGTGGAGTCTGTGGCGGGTTGGTGCCGACCCTCAATCTGGCAGCAGCTTCAGAGTATCAGGACAGAAGCTTGAGAAACTCTGTGTAATCCATTCCCTGCCCATCACAGGGCCTACCTCTTGCAGTGTTTGAAGTCAGAATCAACAAAGTACAATTTACACAAAGTTATACATGCAAGCTGAGTATTATTATTCCATACAGAAGTGAGGTAAAGGAAGGGTCAGATTAGAACAGCATTAGCAATTGTCCTCATCAATATGGATCCAAGTATGACAAGTAGACAAAAGGAATATGCCAACAAGATTTCCTGATTCTGGTACACTGTATGTTGATTGGGTCACTGTATCCCTACCCCTGCATCCCCCTGGCAATCTGTTGGCAAGAACTGTTTATTCACATATAAGTACATATATTAACTTAGCCTAGcttacttcacagggctgttgactaggtaaaaggggggagaggaggataaTGTACACAAACCTGAGCTCCTGGGTGGAAAAGCAAGATAGAAATATATAATGTCATTCACAGATCATATAATGAAATCCAGAAAAGTGCCCCCCTTGCTTTAACTACAACATTTCATTGTCCTGGTATTTAAAGCAAAATACCACCACAAAAAAGTTTGCCAACCCTGGTAAATAACAACAAGCAAAAAATACTCTGATTATACTGTATTCTGATTTCATAACTTTGGTGTCTGAGCTACCAActctcaacctagcctacctcacagggctgttgtgaagataaaaggggGAAAGCAAGGCAATCTACACAGTCCTGAGCTTCAGGGAGGAAAATCAAGATACAAATAtacaacaacaagcaacaaatgtgcagtctcacaactctcagcaaacctcacacacacaaaacatttgataaaaaagtatacttctgttaaaatACAGTCTATAGGAATTTTAATCTGCGGCAGCTGTAAGGTGTTGATCATTTTATGGTTGTATTTGCTggttcattttgtattttatatttttgttttatggttactgcatatgaataaataaaagccCAGTGATGACAAATAAACCAGTAATGGCTGTGTAGGAGATATGGAAAATGGGTTTGAGGGAATGCTGCAACATCACTTTTTTTCTGGGTAGGAAGGAAACCTCATTTATTTcaaaggagttacttctgagtaaaacacACCAAAGCCAGCCTATTATGTTTTATTCTGGAAAAGCAGCACACTTGAGAAGTGAAAGAAATGATGTGGACATGGACCTAAGTGCTTAAAAAAATACCCCAGTATAGTCCAGCATCaggctagcagcagcagcagcagcagcaacaacaacaagcttcTGCTGCTCTGGGGGTTGCCATAAGAGTTGTATTCATGTTTTGCTTTCTAAATTACTTCAGAAATGTCCAATTgacttgtgtgtttttaaatgaaagctaagggaCTGGGGCCCCTGCTGGTTTTGGGCCTGGTACATGTGTACCACCTGTTGGCAGCCCTTGGTAagtgtgaataggattgcactattaatgtCTTTTAGTGCCCGAGTTCAGTAAGGCCTGCTCCTCAGTAACtgtccataggattgcagccttaatgtcttTTCATGTGCTGTCCTTGTTGTTGCTGTGAAGCATGCTTCAGGAGCTTTGACCATTTTGGCCTGTTTACAATATACAGATGTTCTCCTTCCCCAtcagctgctcccaccagattttacaataaaaagggcgAGGTTTggctagcatcatgtgcccgttttcagaagagagagatagagatgcactggaaccagcagaacagtgagtgcattTCTATCCTAGATGGCATTGGCTATTTGAtgagcattctttctgatttgtttgcagagagggcATGTGACCTAGTGTCAAAGCAAGTGCTATCCCACACTGTCCactgcattttcctatcactttccttacaAATGTAATTCAACTAGACATTTCTGAAGtaagttagaaagcaaaacatgAACACAACTCTAAGGCTAGGGCTTTTGGAAGACAGCACCATTGCTACGGATGCTTAATCAGTGTTGCTAAGCAATCAGATGAAGGAATACTGACCAGCAGGAGAAGCTCCTCCTTGTTACTTCCGCTAGTCTGATGCTGGAGGATACTGGGGTATTTTTGAGCACTTGTACCTGTGtccacatatgtgtgtgtgtgtatactattttatgtattttaattgtattttatgtagtttaatgtttttgtgattttactgcttacaattttattatgtacatgtctgattttatttttgtaagccgccctgagtgccctattatagggtagaagggagggatagaaatattttaaataaaataaataaaataaaatttcagcctcaaaagagatttcacaactgatcagcagttgTAAAGGCTGctcagagttattaggagacccctattcccctcacagagctacagttcccagagttccctgggatgagggactgactgttaaaccactctagcaattgtagttctgtgaggggaataagcatttcctaagaactctcagcacccttcacaaactacacttccgaggattcttcgggggaaaccatgactgtttaaagtggaataaatgtgtggtgtgaatgtggcctaagtatTGCGTTGGACTGGGGTGACTTAGCATCTTGCGGGCCTATTCTTTAGTCCAGGTGTGGAATCAATCATAAGGGGTATAAATATGTCTACCCTTGAGCATGGATTCAGAGTAGCACAGAACTGAGAGTCATTGGTGagtaaaaagtaaataaataaaaattgtaattattgctttttaacaattttttaaatgttttgtatagTAATAACCTGGATGGAATATTGTCCATCGAAGCTTGGGTATTGCTGTATTGCAGAAGAGCCTTAGAAAATCTGCAGCAGCATACTATATCACATGGTGAGCCCAAGCTTTACTGAAGAACAATTTGAATTACTGAGTTTTTTTAGAACATGATATATATGAAAAAGCattctttttaaaacatgtttttagcaattTGCCTCCTGAGCTCATTAATAAGGAGATGCCCCTTTCCAGCTATATGCCACTGAAAAAGACTCTAAAAGCTGTAATGTGCCATCTAGCATATTTTCAGAAATACATCTGTTGTATCTCCAGGATATGAAGGGTTTGGGCAAAGATATCTTTGTATTTCATTGCTGTGTTGCAGTCAGCACTTGACAGATACATCCAGTCACCACAGCTAATTTTTACAGCACACTGATGTGATATACACACTATCTGCTTTTCAGTGTTGTGAAATCACAAAAGACTTGGTTATTACTGTATACTCTATAGGCTGTAGGCAATAGACTTATTGTATATAAAGTTTTAAAATCCTTTCATATTTATGTTACAAATGTTACAAATGCATGATGTCACAAAAAACATCATGTTCAAATGCATGATGTTCAAATGCATAATGTACTTTGACGTTATTTATTCTTTTGCATCTATTGATTAGTCAGGGAATATATTCTCTTGGTTTGTTTTTTCACTCCATAAAGGTGCATAGGATCAAGTTTAGCCCCTGACGTTTTCTTACCTTTTTGCCCTATTTAGCTCTGAGTTTCCTGTAGAGTTTGGAAAAGAGACTCACCTAGGAGAACAGTAATATCTACAGAGAACCCGGGATCAACACCTGCTTTTCTTATGCCACACCAGTAACCCCCAGCGTCTTGCTGGGTGAGGTTCTTCAGGCTCACTGTGAATTCCAAACGAGTCTGATTGTCCTTGATAGAAGTTCTGCCAGCCTTCACTTCTGCCTCTGATCCTCTGGTCTCAACAACTATGTGACAATCACTCCAAAAGGTTCCTTTGCACCAATATTTATGATAGTCCAGATACCCAGCATCATACTGACACATCACAGACAGCGACCTGCCAAGAAATCCACTCAGTGCTTTAGGACCTGTCAGAACAGATGCACAACCTGAAAAAATAGAATGAACCTGAAGTCAGGCATTAGCTCCAACTATTATCCTGTCTTTATAACAGAAAAATATCAAATTCCACATGCCCTCTACATGGCTGGTTCCGAACCCGAGGCCTTAGCAATAGAGATGCACAGCTGGAGATTTCTATACAGCTGTTCACATGACAAATTCCTGCTGGTAATAATCACTTAGTAGAACCAGAAAATGAAACATATGTGAACATGAGAAGTCATTTTTTCCTTATTTTCACACATGAAACTGCTTCTCCTGCTGAAGTCTCCAGTCAAAATATGGGGATTCTGATCAGGTCAGAGAAGGTGGAGTGACTAAGTCATTCATACTGAGGTCTCTGATTAATGAATAGATGGCATACATGTATGATACAGCTCCAGTCACTTTAAATCAAATTACTGGTTCATATAGCGAGATATGTTGTAAATGTAAAGAAGAAAAGGCATCTGTTTTCACATGTGGCAGAGTATGGTGATCATATGAATTAACAGAACTTTTGGGCAATTCTTAATATACAATTTGAAAAGATGAGGTGGTAattaatgctaatcctactcagagtagacccattgaaattaatgggcatttcttaggttcattaattactcttgagtaggacttagctgaatacaaccaaatgaatgctaaacttcttttagatcaggggtggctaacccttGTTAGCTTGGGGGATGCATTGATGGTCACTCAGTCTTCcaaaggccacatgccagaggtaaGGATGGCCAATGTAAGTGCACATGCACATATGTACACACATACTACACATAcagatcacacacacatatacactcacCACACATTCACATTTAGCACACATAATCACCAGACATGCAGCCACACAGCACTCtctgtctcatacacacactgACATGCACAAGCAGACACAGGGTTGGGCCCTTCTTCTCTACTCTGCTTGCCGGGCCAAGTCTTCATCCTGCTTGGTGGTGGCAGCATAAGGTGCAATGGGGAAGGTCTAAGGGGTTAGTGGTGGAATAGGGAGGTTGGCAAGGTCTAAGCAGGGGGGTTGGTGAGATCTGGGGGGTGTAGGAGGTTGGCAAGcacaatataatatataatatttgcAGTATAGCTATGCTATGCAAGATACCAGAAATTATCAAAAATATTCAAATTGAATAGGAAAATAAGTTGCATGAAAATGTGATAATGTCACAACGAATAAATTATCTGTGTGTACTAAGAAGGAGAAAGGCATACAATACTTTCATTCAAAATTTGTTGATGTTTTATCAATTGCTGGAAAAACAATCCATAAGATTCTTTGTTCTTCAAATAATGTGGTTTGTGCTTTTTATTATAAATTGTTCATTGtacattcaatttttaaaaaaataataattagagTCTTTGGTCTGGTGAATTGGATCATCCCATTTCTGATATTTTCCCCATTTTCTGTTGACCCAAAGATTGACTAAGTATTATGCCAGAGAACCTAATGATGTTGCTATTCTGTGTGAACCGAGCAACGTGTACACACATAGAACTTAAAACCCAATATGATATAAGAACCAAATCatgtttcttctgtgtttgaccTTTATCCAGGGTTTAAAGAATGGCAAAGTTCTGTCCTTTCACATTACAAAGAAATTAATAAGAATACATCAAAAGAACTACAATCTAATTACAGTATTTTGCATGCCATGCCAATTGGTACTGATGTGAAGTTTGTTGTTACTGTTTCCAGAGAAAAAGGAGCTATAAAATGGATACTTTCTAAGGCCAACTTCTTTGACTGTAGGGGATGTCAAGTTTCCCAGACCCACAGAATTTTTCAGTGAGAAACATGAAGGCAATCATTAACGGTCATAATCTGATTATGCCTTGTGAAAAAGCTTGTGTCACTGATGCTCCCTCTACACCAGGGTTGGGCACCTTGCAAGTTTATGTGGACCTCAGCCTCATTTCAAATGCCCTTTGCATGTGATCAGTTCCGACTTCTGGCAAGAGTGGCCTACCCCTCCCTTGgcagctgctgggtgggaggaagagggagagagaaaagggggttggcagatgggagttggagtccagcaacatcaggaggccaGAAGTTCATCATTCCTGGCCCAAACGGTGACCAAGCCTACAAGAAGCAAAGGCTCTGAAAAAGCAAAGTGATGTGAAACCAGCAGAGAAAGGAAGCTGGGGCCACAACTCACCCAGCCCCCATCTCTACAGCCACATTTCAATATTTGTTCCAAACATTTGGTGGCTGTCTTGCTAACACGGCCGTAAGCAAGGACCACTGAATAGGGCTGAGAAGGGGAAGGAGACAAGCACCACAAGTAACAGTGTGGATGAGGCAGTGGGCAGAGGCAACATTGCCAAGAGATGGAGAGAGGCAAAAGGCAGGGTCTGAGGGAAATAAAGATGGCGAGCACCACCAGCGGCAGATCCTTTATTACTCTATCGCAAATGCCAAG is from Rhineura floridana isolate rRhiFlo1 chromosome 3, rRhiFlo1.hap2, whole genome shotgun sequence and encodes:
- the CD300LF gene encoding CMRF35-like molecule 1 isoform X3 is translated as MLQWHFTVGMFFLLLKGCASVLTGPKALSGFLGRSLSVMCQYDAGYLDYHKYWCKGTFWSDCHIVVETRGSEAEVKAGRTSIKDNQTRLEFTVSLKNLTQQDAGGYWCGIRKAGVDPGFSVDITVLLVPNSSTLRPTRIPPFVTTILLPVVFLVLVILLVAALLLMWRLKKQKAAKASGDIPLSMAPNQTEGNISSTTVKPKQRSHNKTAPPSPPATNNTEVEYASMIEAPTFTQSQVPTTTEDISYASLNFTALHEEATYANVQ
- the CD300LF gene encoding CMRF35-like molecule 1 isoform X1, producing the protein MLQWHFTVGMFFLLLKGCASVLTGPKALSGFLGRSLSVMCQYDAGYLDYHKYWCKGTFWSDCHIVVETRGSEAEVKAGRTSIKDNQTRLEFTVSLKNLTQQDAGGYWCGIRKAGVDPGFSVDITVLLEPPTTTIAITTGYFSTVPNSSTLRPTRIPPFVTTILLPVVFLVLVILLVAALLLMWRLKKQKAAKASGDIPLSMAPNQTEGNISSTTVKPKQRSHNKTAPPSPPATNNTEVEYASMIEAPTFTQSQVPTTTEDISYASLNFTALHEEATYANVQ
- the CD300LF gene encoding CMRF35-like molecule 1 isoform X2, which produces MGCASVLTGPKALSGFLGRSLSVMCQYDAGYLDYHKYWCKGTFWSDCHIVVETRGSEAEVKAGRTSIKDNQTRLEFTVSLKNLTQQDAGGYWCGIRKAGVDPGFSVDITVLLEPPTTTIAITTGYFSTVPNSSTLRPTRIPPFVTTILLPVVFLVLVILLVAALLLMWRLKKQKAAKASGDIPLSMAPNQTEGNISSTTVKPKQRSHNKTAPPSPPATNNTEVEYASMIEAPTFTQSQVPTTTEDISYASLNFTALHEEATYANVQ